A genomic region of Limimonas halophila contains the following coding sequences:
- a CDS encoding motility protein A, with the protein MANATTAQGRSNARKDSSGRGKAGRTQLDYATILGVIGGFALIVAAMVIGGTPGAFVDLRGFLIVVAGTLMVTTISYSFREMVRALGIMGKAMVYQQRRPADAAMHILYLADVARKQGALALQNHERSFRRERFLARAMRLVIDGSPGEEVERVMMREAQTTLSRHDRSAGILRRAGEVAPAMGLIGTLIGLIQMLGRLENPSTIGPAMAVALLTTFYGAVLAHMLFLPIANKLERNAANEATVNQIYAQGAASVARQENPRRLETYLNTLLPPTERVSYFD; encoded by the coding sequence ATGGCCAACGCCACGACGGCGCAGGGTCGATCCAACGCCAGGAAAGACAGCTCGGGCCGCGGCAAGGCGGGGCGGACACAGCTGGATTACGCCACGATCCTGGGCGTGATCGGCGGGTTCGCGCTCATCGTGGCGGCCATGGTGATCGGCGGCACGCCCGGGGCCTTCGTGGACCTGCGGGGCTTCCTGATCGTCGTTGCCGGCACGCTGATGGTGACGACCATCTCCTACTCCTTCCGCGAGATGGTCCGCGCCCTCGGGATCATGGGCAAGGCGATGGTCTACCAGCAGCGCCGGCCGGCGGATGCGGCCATGCACATCCTCTACCTGGCCGACGTGGCGCGCAAACAGGGGGCGCTGGCGCTGCAGAACCACGAGCGCAGCTTCCGCCGCGAACGCTTCCTGGCCCGCGCTATGCGGCTGGTGATCGACGGCTCGCCCGGCGAGGAGGTGGAGCGTGTGATGATGCGCGAGGCGCAGACCACGCTCTCGCGCCACGACCGCTCGGCCGGAATCCTTCGCCGCGCCGGCGAAGTCGCGCCCGCGATGGGGCTGATCGGCACGCTGATCGGCCTGATCCAGATGCTGGGCCGGCTGGAGAACCCCTCGACCATCGGGCCGGCGATGGCGGTGGCGCTGCTGACGACCTTCTACGGCGCGGTGCTGGCGCACATGCTCTTCCTGCCCATCGCCAACAAGCTGGAGCGCAACGCCGCCAACGAGGCCACGGTGAACCAGATCTACGCGCAGGGCGCGGCGTCGGTGGCGCGCCAGGAAAACCCGCGTCGGCTGGAAACCTATCTCAACACGCTGCTGCCGCCGACGGAGCGCGTGAGCTACTTCGACTGA
- a CDS encoding flagellar hook protein FlgE: protein MSIFGALNASVSGIQAQSDALGVISDNISNSNTVGFKERQATFESLVVNSGASAGFSPGGVLGDAVSNVGEQGQLRATNNNTDLAIQGDGFFAVKNETAINQDQDTPLKFTRNGQFRVNNEGLLTNTSGHVLQGWQIGPDGTLPADQQNPASLTSVEVDGLSGQARPTSQISAGATLPAQRDPQTAVQTGAGNGNPGDTLNTQFAEQIGGTGINGNSSFDLTIGDGGTNTITLTGIDPTAASLDDIENAVNNLDVSGISSIGGISDSGGDAFSANIQNGKLSIDSEDGTVEITDTGGNGTFGDADPAFVEAAGLVTDTSSPQTGDAQLAQEEFTTQIFDSQGNAHNLNVEFSKTSNANEWQVQLEAPRLSNDAQGAPSGLFSDSAGNTTSVATGTVQFNPDGSLDSFDGFGGFPGVDNPSNDGNLSLNIDFNSGRNATNANGQEITLNLGTPKGGGPNNNAQGRDGLQQADTAFTVDDIQQDGTRFGNFTGVSVDDEGIVTAQFDNGEQQDIFKLPVAQFNSQTELGRESGNIFAQTQASGEPILTEAGVGGAGDIQSSALERSTVDLSEQFSDMIETQQSYTANTRVLTTSDEMLQTLNQAVR, encoded by the coding sequence ATGAGCATTTTCGGGGCGCTGAACGCGAGCGTTTCGGGCATTCAGGCCCAGTCCGACGCGCTGGGCGTCATTTCCGACAACATTTCCAACTCCAACACCGTGGGCTTCAAGGAGCGGCAGGCGACCTTTGAAAGCCTCGTCGTCAACTCGGGCGCCTCGGCCGGCTTCTCCCCCGGCGGCGTGCTCGGCGATGCCGTGAGCAACGTCGGCGAGCAGGGCCAGCTGCGCGCCACCAACAACAACACCGACCTGGCGATCCAGGGCGACGGCTTCTTCGCCGTGAAGAACGAGACGGCGATCAACCAGGATCAGGACACGCCCTTGAAGTTCACGCGCAACGGCCAGTTCCGGGTGAACAACGAGGGGCTGCTCACCAACACCTCCGGTCACGTCCTGCAGGGCTGGCAGATCGGCCCGGACGGCACCCTGCCCGCCGACCAGCAGAACCCGGCCAGCCTGACCTCCGTCGAGGTCGACGGCCTCTCCGGTCAGGCCCGCCCGACCAGCCAGATTTCCGCCGGCGCGACGCTGCCCGCGCAGAGGGATCCGCAGACGGCCGTGCAGACGGGGGCCGGGAATGGCAATCCCGGCGATACGCTCAACACCCAGTTCGCCGAGCAGATCGGCGGGACGGGCATCAACGGCAACAGCAGCTTCGACCTGACGATCGGCGACGGCGGCACCAACACGATCACCTTGACCGGTATCGACCCGACCGCAGCCTCCCTCGACGACATCGAGAATGCAGTGAACAACCTGGACGTGAGCGGAATCAGCAGCATCGGAGGCATTTCGGACTCCGGCGGCGACGCGTTTTCCGCCAACATTCAGAATGGGAAATTGAGCATCGACAGCGAGGACGGAACCGTCGAAATCACCGATACCGGCGGCAACGGGACCTTCGGCGACGCCGACCCGGCGTTCGTCGAAGCGGCCGGTTTGGTGACGGACACGAGCTCGCCTCAAACCGGCGACGCTCAGCTTGCCCAGGAAGAGTTCACCACCCAGATCTTCGATTCCCAGGGCAACGCGCACAACTTGAACGTGGAATTCTCCAAGACATCCAACGCCAACGAGTGGCAGGTGCAGCTCGAAGCGCCGCGGCTGTCGAATGATGCCCAAGGTGCGCCGAGCGGGCTGTTCTCGGACTCGGCCGGCAACACCACAAGCGTCGCCACAGGTACGGTCCAGTTCAACCCCGACGGCAGCCTGGACAGCTTCGACGGCTTCGGCGGTTTCCCCGGCGTCGACAACCCCAGCAACGACGGCAATCTCTCGCTGAACATCGACTTCAACAGCGGCCGCAACGCCACCAACGCCAACGGCCAGGAAATCACGCTGAACCTCGGCACACCCAAGGGCGGCGGCCCGAACAACAACGCCCAGGGCCGCGACGGACTTCAGCAGGCCGATACCGCCTTCACCGTCGACGACATTCAGCAGGACGGCACGCGCTTCGGCAACTTCACCGGCGTGAGCGTGGACGACGAGGGCATCGTCACCGCGCAGTTCGACAACGGCGAGCAACAGGACATCTTCAAGCTGCCCGTTGCCCAGTTCAACAGCCAGACCGAGCTGGGCCGCGAGTCCGGCAACATCTTCGCCCAGACCCAGGCGTCCGGCGAACCCATCCTGACCGAGGCGGGTGTCGGCGGCGCCGGGGACATCCAGTCCTCCGCGCTGGAGCGCTCCACGGTCGACCTCTCCGAGCAGTTCTCGGACATGATCGAGACGCAGCAGTCCTACACGGCCAACACCCGCGTCCTGACCACCTCCGACGAAATGCTCCAAACCCTCAACCAGGCGGTGCGCTGA
- the fliN gene encoding flagellar motor switch protein FliN, protein MADEEKSNLDLDELENEQANQPAPAEDQDDDESPDADKPPTNAKELEAIYDIPVQISAVLGKSNMQVSQLLKLGRGAVVELDRKVGEAIDIYVNNRLVARGEVVVVEDRLGVTMTEIIKMDRS, encoded by the coding sequence ATGGCTGACGAGGAAAAGAGCAACCTGGACCTCGACGAGTTGGAGAACGAGCAGGCCAACCAGCCTGCCCCGGCCGAGGACCAGGACGACGACGAGTCCCCCGACGCGGACAAGCCGCCCACCAACGCCAAGGAACTGGAGGCGATCTACGACATCCCCGTCCAGATCTCGGCGGTGCTCGGCAAGTCCAACATGCAGGTCAGCCAGCTGCTCAAGCTGGGGCGCGGGGCCGTGGTGGAGCTCGACCGCAAGGTGGGCGAAGCCATCGACATTTACGTCAACAACCGGCTCGTCGCCCGCGGCGAGGTGGTGGTCGTGGAAGACCGCCTCGGCGTGACGATGACCGAGATCATCAAGATGGACCGGAGCTGA
- a CDS encoding sigma-54-dependent transcriptional regulator has protein sequence MRLLIVGSLEGHIATAGQIALDKGAKVAHVDDVPAALDALRKGQGADLVMADAALDISELTEALKSERISVQVVACGIGNDSQRAVQAIKAGAKEYVPLPPDPEMIGAVLAAVAEETTSFLTHDPNMVKVLRLGERVAPADASILITGESGTGKEVMARHVHAKSKRADKPFISINCAAIPENLLESELFGHEKGAFTGAVSRRIGKFEEAHGGTLLLDEVSEMDPRLQAKLLRAIQEGEIDRVGGNKPVKVNIRLIATTNRDLEEAVRQGEFREDLYFRLNVVTLDLPPLRERPQDIELLARHFIEKYAAANDLPEPELAESAREAMREHDWPGNVRELENAMHRAVLLAQDDQITEDCVMLKPRRERESTDTASAAAEQPASQQGDDDAGANAVAAAGGGAAANADDGEDGDVRGLVGRTVADVERDLILNTLEHCLGNRTHAANILGISIRTLRNKLKAYSEEGVKVPSPNEADRASA, from the coding sequence ATGCGACTGCTGATCGTCGGATCGCTCGAAGGCCACATCGCCACGGCCGGCCAGATCGCGCTCGACAAGGGCGCGAAGGTGGCGCACGTCGACGACGTGCCGGCCGCGCTGGACGCGCTGCGCAAGGGCCAGGGCGCGGATCTGGTCATGGCGGACGCCGCGCTCGACATCTCGGAGCTGACGGAGGCGCTGAAAAGCGAGCGCATCTCGGTACAGGTCGTCGCTTGCGGCATCGGCAACGACAGCCAGCGGGCGGTCCAGGCGATCAAGGCGGGGGCGAAGGAATACGTGCCGCTGCCGCCGGACCCGGAGATGATCGGCGCCGTGCTGGCGGCGGTGGCGGAGGAGACGACCTCCTTCCTCACCCACGACCCCAACATGGTGAAGGTTCTGCGCCTGGGCGAGCGCGTGGCCCCGGCCGACGCCAGCATCCTCATCACCGGCGAGAGCGGCACCGGCAAGGAGGTCATGGCGCGCCACGTCCACGCCAAGTCGAAGCGCGCGGACAAGCCCTTCATCTCCATCAACTGCGCGGCCATCCCGGAAAACCTGCTGGAAAGCGAACTCTTCGGGCACGAGAAGGGCGCCTTCACCGGCGCCGTCAGCCGGCGCATCGGCAAGTTCGAGGAGGCCCACGGCGGCACCTTGCTGCTCGACGAGGTGTCCGAGATGGACCCGCGCCTGCAGGCCAAGCTGCTGCGCGCGATTCAGGAGGGCGAGATCGACCGCGTCGGCGGCAACAAGCCGGTCAAGGTCAACATCCGCCTGATCGCCACGACGAACCGCGACCTGGAAGAAGCGGTGCGTCAGGGCGAGTTCCGCGAGGACCTCTACTTCCGCCTCAACGTGGTGACGCTGGACCTGCCGCCCCTGCGCGAGCGCCCGCAGGACATCGAGCTGCTGGCGCGGCACTTCATCGAGAAATACGCCGCCGCCAACGACCTGCCCGAGCCGGAGCTGGCGGAGAGCGCGCGCGAGGCCATGCGCGAGCACGACTGGCCCGGCAACGTGCGCGAGCTGGAAAACGCCATGCACCGCGCCGTGCTGCTGGCACAGGACGACCAAATCACCGAGGACTGCGTCATGCTCAAGCCGCGGCGCGAGCGCGAAAGCACCGACACGGCCAGTGCCGCGGCCGAGCAGCCCGCCAGCCAGCAGGGCGACGACGACGCCGGGGCCAACGCGGTCGCGGCGGCCGGCGGCGGCGCAGCGGCAAACGCGGACGACGGCGAAGACGGCGACGTTCGCGGGCTCGTTGGCCGCACGGTGGCCGACGTCGAGCGCGACCTCATCCTGAACACCCTGGAGCACTGCCTGGGGAACCGCACGCACGCGGCCAACATCCTGGGCATCTCCATCCGCACGCTGCGCAACAAGCTGAAGGCGTACAGCGAGGAGGGTGTGAAGGTTCCCTCGCCCAACGAAGCCGACCGGGCCTCGGCCTAA
- the fliF gene encoding flagellar basal-body MS-ring/collar protein FliF — protein MNTFLDTLKSLGATRLAIMGAVAAGILAFFIYLTSQLASQNYGLLFAGLNNDERSQIVSELEKRGVDYQVTGGGKRIEVPTGKVDQLRVAMAEKGLPSSGSVGYEIFDESGGLGTTNFVQNVNRVRAIQGELEQTIRAMNNVQQARVHVVMPQRELFNQERKKSSASIVLRMSGNSRLDDSQVQSVQHLVASAVPNLEPNMVSIVDQQGTLLARGDGEEGLAGMAMNAQEIRAERERRIARAVEQLIGRHVGPGNVRAEVSADMNFSQVTERTEDYDPAEQVARSEQTTETQESERDTRNQEGVTVGNQLPENQDGGGGEGNVLQQSNQSSEEETINYEISNTQTTRVKQGPRLERLSVAVLVDGKYVTNDNGEQVYEQRSQEELQKIASLARSAVGFSQERGDQLEVINMKFNNPAQQLEPADDGGLLGLPEGQLMRAAELLVLGVVAVLILLLVVRPLVSRLLESAATQPAPQPAGAGYGGDQMLPEGGAAAGQLPAGGGAVAEFGADEEEEEAEQLVDLNKVEGRVRASSMRKISEIVERHPEEAVTILRNWLYQQ, from the coding sequence GTGAACACCTTTCTGGACACGCTGAAAAGTCTCGGCGCGACGCGGCTGGCCATCATGGGCGCCGTCGCCGCGGGCATCCTCGCGTTCTTCATCTATCTGACGAGCCAGTTGGCGTCGCAGAATTACGGGCTGCTGTTTGCGGGCTTGAACAACGACGAACGCAGCCAGATCGTCAGCGAGCTGGAGAAGCGCGGCGTCGACTACCAGGTCACCGGCGGCGGCAAGCGGATCGAGGTGCCGACCGGCAAGGTCGATCAGCTTCGCGTGGCGATGGCCGAGAAGGGCCTGCCGAGTTCGGGCTCCGTCGGCTACGAGATCTTCGACGAGTCGGGCGGGCTGGGCACGACGAACTTCGTCCAGAACGTCAACCGCGTGCGCGCGATTCAGGGCGAGTTGGAACAGACCATTCGCGCCATGAACAACGTGCAGCAGGCGCGCGTGCACGTTGTCATGCCGCAGCGCGAGCTCTTCAACCAGGAGCGCAAGAAGTCCAGCGCCTCGATCGTGCTGCGCATGTCCGGCAACAGCCGCCTGGACGATTCCCAGGTTCAATCGGTTCAGCACCTCGTGGCCTCAGCCGTGCCGAACCTCGAGCCCAACATGGTCTCCATCGTGGACCAGCAGGGTACCCTGCTGGCGCGCGGCGACGGCGAGGAAGGCCTCGCCGGGATGGCCATGAACGCGCAGGAAATCCGCGCTGAGCGCGAGCGCCGGATCGCCAGGGCCGTGGAGCAGTTGATCGGCCGGCACGTCGGGCCGGGCAACGTGCGCGCCGAAGTTTCGGCCGACATGAATTTCTCGCAGGTGACCGAACGCACCGAAGACTACGATCCGGCCGAACAGGTCGCGCGCTCTGAGCAGACCACCGAGACACAGGAAAGCGAACGGGACACGCGCAACCAGGAAGGCGTTACCGTTGGCAACCAGCTGCCGGAAAACCAGGACGGCGGTGGCGGCGAAGGCAACGTCCTCCAGCAAAGCAATCAGAGTTCCGAAGAAGAGACGATCAACTACGAGATTTCCAACACCCAGACCACGCGCGTGAAGCAGGGGCCGCGGTTGGAGCGCCTCTCGGTCGCCGTGCTGGTGGACGGCAAGTACGTCACCAACGACAACGGCGAGCAGGTGTATGAACAGCGCTCCCAGGAAGAACTGCAGAAGATCGCCTCCCTAGCGCGATCCGCCGTCGGCTTTTCCCAGGAGCGCGGCGACCAGCTCGAAGTCATCAACATGAAGTTCAACAACCCAGCGCAGCAGCTTGAACCCGCCGACGATGGCGGCCTGCTCGGCCTGCCCGAGGGGCAGCTGATGCGCGCGGCCGAGTTGCTGGTGCTGGGCGTCGTCGCCGTGCTGATCCTGCTGCTGGTGGTGCGACCGCTGGTCAGCCGTCTGCTGGAATCCGCCGCCACACAGCCCGCACCGCAGCCCGCCGGGGCCGGTTACGGCGGCGATCAGATGCTGCCCGAGGGCGGCGCGGCCGCGGGGCAGCTTCCCGCCGGCGGCGGCGCGGTGGCCGAGTTCGGCGCCGACGAGGAAGAGGAAGAGGCCGAACAGCTGGTGGACCTGAACAAGGTCGAGGGCCGCGTGCGCGCCTCCTCGATGCGCAAGATCAGCGAGATCGTCGAGCGCCATCCCGAGGAGGCGGTCACGATCCTGCGGAACTGGCTGTACCAGCAGTAA
- a CDS encoding flagellar hook assembly protein FlgD, giving the protein MDASGIISGQQGNALNLGGQNASDGSRELVDNFQTFVDLLTTQLQNQNPTDPSDPSKFTRQLVNFSQVEQALATNEKLDQVIQGQENNAAASAANFIGQRAEASSDKVQLSDGEATIGYELSSEAAAAQIEITNSDGDVVRTLDAETAAGSHEVTWNGENAAGEALPEGAYNVNVVAEDVAGNSVETSTRAIGEITGFERTGDGVVLKMGSVEVGFDELQSVG; this is encoded by the coding sequence ATGGATGCCAGCGGCATCATCTCCGGTCAGCAGGGCAACGCCCTGAACCTCGGCGGGCAGAACGCCTCCGACGGGTCCCGCGAGCTGGTCGACAACTTTCAGACCTTCGTGGACCTGCTGACCACGCAGCTTCAGAACCAGAACCCCACGGATCCCAGCGACCCGTCCAAGTTCACGCGCCAGCTCGTCAACTTCTCGCAGGTCGAGCAGGCGCTCGCCACCAACGAGAAGCTGGACCAGGTGATCCAGGGGCAGGAAAACAACGCGGCCGCGTCCGCCGCCAACTTCATCGGCCAGCGGGCCGAGGCCAGCAGCGACAAGGTCCAGCTGAGCGACGGCGAAGCCACGATCGGCTACGAGCTGTCCAGCGAGGCCGCCGCCGCGCAGATCGAGATCACCAACAGCGACGGCGACGTGGTGCGCACGCTCGACGCCGAGACGGCCGCGGGCAGCCACGAGGTGACCTGGAACGGCGAGAACGCCGCCGGCGAAGCCCTGCCCGAGGGCGCCTACAATGTGAACGTCGTCGCCGAGGACGTGGCCGGCAATTCGGTCGAGACGAGCACGCGCGCCATCGGCGAGATCACCGGCTTCGAGCGCACGGGCGACGGTGTGGTGCTCAAGATGGGCAGCGTCGAGGTCGGCTTCGACGAGCTGCAGTCGGTCGGCTAA
- a CDS encoding FliH/SctL family protein — MAQLERFFFDTDFDAQEPEPESADTGGDAGDGAEEAEPEGPAPEYFEEDIQQARDEGYSAGHAAGHAEGLEAGRQDAQAQADQALANALDRVASGLDSVAGNLGAAEERRDREALQVAVKLVEKLFPALDRRYGLKEIEALISDSLNRLREQPRVVVRVAPNRLEALQERIDALAAKAGYEGKVMVISDAELPDGDVRVEWAEGGAERDTERLWREIDAAITRTIEPGDEASTAGTADAGASGQAEGAGGTDATSHDGMRRAG; from the coding sequence ATGGCGCAGCTCGAACGCTTCTTCTTCGACACCGACTTCGACGCCCAGGAGCCGGAACCGGAGTCCGCGGACACCGGCGGCGATGCCGGCGACGGGGCCGAGGAAGCCGAGCCCGAGGGCCCTGCCCCGGAATACTTCGAAGAAGACATCCAGCAGGCCCGCGACGAGGGCTACAGCGCGGGCCACGCGGCCGGGCACGCCGAAGGGCTCGAAGCCGGCCGGCAGGATGCCCAGGCGCAGGCCGACCAGGCGCTGGCGAATGCGCTCGACCGCGTCGCGAGCGGGCTGGACAGCGTGGCCGGAAACCTCGGCGCGGCCGAGGAGCGCCGCGACCGCGAGGCGCTGCAGGTGGCGGTGAAGCTCGTGGAAAAGCTCTTCCCCGCGCTGGACCGCCGCTACGGCCTGAAGGAGATCGAGGCGCTGATCTCGGACTCCCTCAACCGCCTGCGCGAACAGCCGCGCGTGGTCGTGCGCGTCGCGCCCAACCGGCTGGAGGCGCTGCAGGAGCGCATCGACGCCCTTGCCGCCAAGGCGGGCTACGAGGGCAAGGTCATGGTGATCAGCGACGCCGAGCTGCCGGACGGGGATGTGCGCGTGGAATGGGCCGAGGGCGGCGCCGAGCGCGACACCGAACGGCTGTGGCGGGAGATCGACGCCGCCATCACCCGCACCATCGAGCCGGGGGACGAAGCGTCGACCGCCGGCACCGCGGATGCCGGCGCCAGCGGTCAGGCCGAGGGCGCCGGCGGAACCGACGCGACGAGCCACGACGGCATGCGTCGCGCCGGCTGA
- the sciP gene encoding CtrA inhibitor SciP, with protein sequence MDGERAGKPATVGPSGETMTIDDLPPPDTKRWVARRKAEVVAGVRAGLISLEEACERYRLSMEEFLQWQRMIDDHGMRGLRTTRLQQYRRPHSNDDIEAEAAQ encoded by the coding sequence ATGGATGGCGAGCGTGCAGGCAAGCCAGCGACCGTGGGTCCGTCCGGCGAGACCATGACCATCGACGACCTCCCGCCCCCGGACACCAAGCGGTGGGTCGCCCGCCGCAAGGCGGAGGTCGTGGCCGGCGTGCGCGCCGGCCTCATCAGCCTGGAAGAGGCGTGCGAGCGCTACCGCCTGTCCATGGAAGAATTCCTGCAGTGGCAGCGCATGATCGACGACCACGGCATGCGCGGGCTGCGCACGACGCGGTTGCAGCAATACCGGCGACCGCATTCCAACGACGACATCGAGGCAGAGGCGGCGCAATAG
- the fliG gene encoding flagellar motor switch protein FliG: protein MNMRLREDYRSLAGPDKAALLMMAIGEENAAKLFQLMDDEEIKEVSQAMANLGTVSSNVVERLFSEFAEQISSTGTLIGNYENAERMLKKVLDPERADSIMEEIRGPAGRTMWDKLGNVNEQVLANYLKNEYPQTVAVVLSKIKPDHSARVLALLPEGFAMEVVMRMLRMEAVQKEVLDDVERTLRNEFMTNLARTSRRDSHELMAEIFNNLDRQTETRFLNALEERNRESAERIKQLMFTFEDLNKLDPNGVQTLLRQIDKDRLAVALKGASEQVKNLFFSNMSERAAKIMREDMEAMGPVRLRDVDEAQTEIVNTAKELSNQGEIVLADNKGEDELVY, encoded by the coding sequence ATGAACATGCGCCTGCGCGAGGATTACCGCTCGCTTGCCGGGCCGGACAAAGCCGCGCTGCTGATGATGGCCATCGGCGAGGAGAACGCGGCCAAGCTGTTTCAGCTCATGGACGACGAGGAGATCAAGGAAGTGTCCCAGGCCATGGCGAACCTGGGAACGGTGAGCTCCAACGTCGTCGAGCGGCTGTTCAGCGAGTTCGCCGAGCAGATCTCCTCCACGGGCACGCTCATCGGCAACTACGAGAACGCCGAGCGCATGCTCAAGAAGGTGCTCGACCCGGAACGCGCGGACTCCATCATGGAGGAGATCCGCGGTCCCGCCGGGCGCACGATGTGGGACAAGCTCGGCAACGTGAACGAGCAGGTGCTCGCCAACTATCTCAAGAACGAATACCCGCAGACGGTCGCGGTCGTCCTGTCCAAGATCAAGCCGGACCATTCGGCGCGCGTGCTCGCCCTTCTGCCCGAGGGCTTCGCCATGGAGGTCGTCATGCGGATGCTCCGCATGGAGGCCGTGCAGAAAGAGGTGCTGGACGACGTCGAGCGCACGCTGCGCAACGAGTTCATGACCAACCTGGCGCGCACCTCGCGCCGGGACTCGCACGAACTCATGGCGGAGATCTTCAACAACCTGGACCGCCAGACGGAAACGCGCTTCCTCAACGCGCTTGAGGAGCGCAACCGCGAGTCCGCCGAGCGCATCAAGCAGCTCATGTTCACCTTCGAGGATCTCAACAAGCTCGATCCCAACGGGGTGCAGACGCTGCTGCGCCAGATCGACAAGGACCGCCTGGCGGTGGCGCTCAAGGGCGCCTCGGAGCAGGTCAAGAACCTCTTCTTCTCCAACATGTCCGAACGCGCCGCGAAGATCATGCGCGAGGACATGGAGGCCATGGGCCCGGTTCGCCTGCGCGACGTCGACGAAGCCCAGACGGAGATCGTCAACACGGCCAAGGAACTCTCGAACCAGGGCGAAATCGTGCTCGCCGACAACAAGGGCGAGGACGAGCTCGTCTACTGA